A window of Rhizobium sp. CC-YZS058 genomic DNA:
AGACGGTGCGCATCGCCTATTCGCTGGAATATGGCGTCGACGAGATGGAGATGCATCGCGATGCGATCGTCCCCGGCGACAAGGTCATCCTCTCCGACGACCTGATTGCCACCGGCGGCACGGCGGAAGCGGCCTGCCGCCTCCTGCAGCGCATGGGCGCCGATATCGTCGCCGCCTGTTTCGTCATCGACCTGCCCGATCTCGGCGGCCGCAAGAAGATCGAGGCGCTGGGCGTCGAGGTCCGCACGCTCGTGGAGTTTTCCGGGCACTGAGCCCTTCCCCGCGGCTCGAGGAGCCGCCGCTTCAAGTCAAGGTCACCGAGAGGGTGTTGATCGAGGCGCGTCCAATGCTTTAGATGGTCGGCATGTTCGCGTTCGGGCGCAACGCTTCCGGCATGGCGGCGTCAAGGGAGAGCTTATGGAGAGCAGGCTCGGACAGCTGGTGATCGAGGCGGAGCGGGCAGGGCTCGTCATGCCGGGCAGGGGCGGCGAACTCGCGCGCTTCCTGGAGAGGCGCGGCTACATGCCTGGCGCGGACGAGCCGGAAGCTGGCGCGGCGCGCCTTGAAGACAGCGAACAGCCGCGCTTCGTCCGTGGCTTCCACGATATCTTGATCACGATCGGCATCCTGGTCCTCGTCGCGGGCGCGGCCGGCGCCTTGAGCAGTCTCGCCATTCCGCCGATCGCCATTCTCCTGTCGGAGATCTTCGTCAAGCGCCAGCGGCTGGCCTTGCCCTCCGTCGTGCTCAGCGTCATCACGCTGGCGAGCGTGGCCCTGCTGATCACCCTCCTGCCGCTTGACGAATGGATCTGGCCCACGCTCGGCTTCGGAGCCCTGCTGACCGCCGCCGCCGGGCTCTATCACTGGCGCTACCAGACGCCGATCAGCCTCGCCGGCGTGTTCTACGGCATCGCCCTGCTGATCTTCATCGCCTGTCACTGGCTGCTGCTCGGGCGGGAGACGGTCGATCTCGCCCTGCTTGTCGACCGGAGGCTTGCCTCGCTGGTCACTCTTCTCGGGCTCGCGCTCTTTGCGGTTGCCCTGTTCTTCGACCTGTCCGATCCGCAGCGGCGGACCCGTCGGTCGGATACTGCCTTCTGGCTGCATCTGGGTGCCGCGCCGGTGCTTCTGAATGGCGTGACCGGACTCGTCGCCGGACCGCTCGGCGTCCTGTGGAGCGATGACGACCCGCAAACGGCGGCGCTCGTCATTACCGCCGTGCTGCTCGTCATGGCGATCGGCCTGGTGATCGATCGCCGCGCCTTCGTCACCGCCGGCCTGATTTCGCTCGGCGCGGCTCTGGCCGTGCTGATGAACGAGAGCGCGATCACGACGCCCTATTCCAGCTTCTGGGTGGTGGCGATCGCCATCGGGCTGATCGTGCTGTCGATCGGTCTTTTCTGGGCGCGGCTTCGCGGCTTCCTGCTCGATCTTCTGCCGGAGACGCTGCGCCGGCGGCTGCCGCCGGCGCGGTGAGGACCGGTTGTGGCCGCTCCTCAGGTGTTGAAGCGGAAGTGGATTACGTCGCCGTCCTGGACGACGTACTCCTTGCCTTCGTCGCGCGCCTTGCCGGCTTCCTTGGCGCCGTTTTCGCCGCCGAGGCGGATATAGTCGTCATAGGCGATGGTGTTGGCGCGGATGAAGCCGCGCTCGAAATCCGAGTGGATGACGCCGGCCGCCTGCGGCGCCTTGGTGCCGCGTTCGATCGTCCAGGCGCGCGTTTCCTTCGGGCCGACGGTGAAATAGGTGATGAGGTCGAGCAGCTTGTAGCCGGCGCGGATCAGGCGGTCGAGGCCTGCTTCGCTCAAGCCCAGCGCCTCGAGAAACTCGCGCGATTCCTCCTCTGGAAGCTGCGCGACTTCCGCCTCGATGGCGGCGGAAATCACGACGGTTTCCGCCCCTTGCGCCTTGGCCATGGCCTCGACGGCGCGGGTGTGTTCGTTGCCCTCGACCGCATCGCCTTCGGCGACGTTGCAGACATAGAGAACCGGGTGGGAGGTGAGCAGGTTGAGGCTTTTCAGCACCCGCAGCCCGTCCGCATCGAGCGTCGACAGCAGGGTGCGCACCGGCTTGCCTTCGTTGAGCAGCGCCAGCGAGGCATCCATGATCGGCAGGGCGGCCAGCGAATCCTTGTCTTTGCCGGTCGCGCGCTTGCGGGTCTGTTCGGTGCGGCGCTCCAGGCTTTCCAGATCGGCCAGCATCAGCTCGGTCTCGATCGTCTCGGCATCGGCGACCGGGTCGATCTTGCCCTCGACATGGGTGATGTCGTCATCCTCGAAGCAGCGCAGAACATGCACCACCGCATCGACTTCGCGGATATTGGCGAGGAACTGGTTGCCGAGCCCTTCGCCCTTGGAGGCGCCGCGCACGAGGCCGGCGATATCGACGAAGGCGATGCGCGTCGGGATGATTTCCTTCGACTTGGCGATATCTGCCAGCTTGCGCATGCGCGGATCGGGAACCGCCACTTCGCCCGTGTTCGGCTCGATCGTGCAGAAGGGGTAGTTCGCCGCCTGCGCCGCCGCCGTCTTCGTCAGCGCGTTGAAGAGCGTGGACTTGCCGACATTCGGCAGCCCGACGATACCGCATTTGAAGCCCATGAGACTGTTCCGTCGTGTTCTTTCAAGGAGGCCGGAAGGCCGTTGCGGTCGCTATGGGCGAAACGCCCCGGCCGGTCAAGCCTTGGCGCCCTTCATCCGGCAGCGGCTCCGCCGCACGACGCTTTTCGCGCATTTCCCTTCCCGCACTCTTCGGCTAGAAGAAGGCCGAATGAAACGGGCCCCGGGACCGGGAGGATCCGATGAGTGAACTCGACGTCATCCGCAAGACTGTGACCAAGCCGAAGCTCGAGCGGCCGAAGCTCTACAAGGTCATCCTCGTCAACGACGATTATACCCCGCGCGACTTCGTGATCTTCGTGCTCAAAGCCGTCTTCTCGCTTTCCGAGGAGACCGGCTATCGGCTGATGATGACCGCGCACAAGCTCGGCACCTGCGTCATCGTCGTCTGCGCGCGCGACATTGCCGAGACC
This region includes:
- a CDS encoding adenine phosphoribosyltransferase; this translates as MRPTLEQDLTAAIRTIPDYPKPGILFRDITTLLGNPRAFRRTIDELVHPYAGLKIEKVAGIEARGFILGGAMAHQLSAGFVPIRKKGKLPHETVRIAYSLEYGVDEMEMHRDAIVPGDKVILSDDLIATGGTAEAACRLLQRMGADIVAACFVIDLPDLGGRKKIEALGVEVRTLVEFSGH
- the ychF gene encoding redox-regulated ATPase YchF gives rise to the protein MGFKCGIVGLPNVGKSTLFNALTKTAAAQAANYPFCTIEPNTGEVAVPDPRMRKLADIAKSKEIIPTRIAFVDIAGLVRGASKGEGLGNQFLANIREVDAVVHVLRCFEDDDITHVEGKIDPVADAETIETELMLADLESLERRTEQTRKRATGKDKDSLAALPIMDASLALLNEGKPVRTLLSTLDADGLRVLKSLNLLTSHPVLYVCNVAEGDAVEGNEHTRAVEAMAKAQGAETVVISAAIEAEVAQLPEEESREFLEALGLSEAGLDRLIRAGYKLLDLITYFTVGPKETRAWTIERGTKAPQAAGVIHSDFERGFIRANTIAYDDYIRLGGENGAKEAGKARDEGKEYVVQDGDVIHFRFNT
- the clpS gene encoding ATP-dependent Clp protease adapter ClpS, which encodes MSELDVIRKTVTKPKLERPKLYKVILVNDDYTPRDFVIFVLKAVFSLSEETGYRLMMTAHKLGTCVIVVCARDIAETKAAEAIDLAKEAGFPLMFTTEPEE